Proteins from one Bactrocera neohumeralis isolate Rockhampton chromosome 3, APGP_CSIRO_Bneo_wtdbg2-racon-allhic-juicebox.fasta_v2, whole genome shotgun sequence genomic window:
- the LOC126753897 gene encoding uncharacterized protein LOC126753897, protein MWFSGLKRVLFGWSTLSAIALLMQLVECGPPKTCPAYCNCNLLENLNHADCSGKRLISPNSGVPFEVQSLNLNYNDITILDNNCFEGYVYLINITIAHNAIHTIFLDVFTPLKRIRVIDLSYNRLETIDPRLFESNRRLHILNLAGNKFLSLPNEPLLNSKSLRKLNLADAQINVLLPEHYSGLPQLQELDLTQNLIITIDQFAALPPKQLRVLNLDENNLNCDQTLQTAMQQLKERNVEVDYSYCQEADHVDEAPTKFERIELMNEHVDKGRAEMEVATDDVGDSQEDFDDNIRSGVLTGWHFPVTSIDDTDDYADFDVAENEESDGVPSDTYDDKITNDTCRRWCHYYGNTTFPKHTWNDGIDFRAKLYSDFDLLFVFICGSAVGIALTIFIGSCIICIWRCSSLRSRQMQVEDPYDAPYAVVSPSRQQTIPPQPPTSHAAVDAIRRPSAREAEPTQELVPVIYPQPPRRRQRRAPSTQRAVVRHDHLARPGSDNFISRLFGRPARHQYYRTINENTATLIRRLSRSNLFNNRLSQHFGERDRDRDRERNTASFAPNTPPDSPDGAVAPNLDNELDSLTTASRMPHRRRPETPPPLYSEIVAKDSERRT, encoded by the exons ATGTGGTTTTCCGGGCTCAAAAGAGTTCTATTCGGTTGGTCAACACTTTCCGCAATTGCACTGTTGATGCAACTGGTTGAATGCGGACCACCTAAAACGTGTCCAGCTTATTGCAACTGCAATTTATTGGAGAACCTCAATCATGCGGACTGCAG TGGGAAACGATTGATAAGTCCGAATTCAGGGGTGCCATTTGAAGTCCAGTCGTTGAATTTAAACTACAACGATATCACTATTCTAGATAATAATTGCTTTGAG GGCTATGTCTACCTAATCAACATAACCATCGCTCACAATGCTATACACACCATCTTTCTGGATGTCTTCACCCCACTGAAACGCATACGCGTCATTGATCTCTCGTATAATCGTCTCGAAACCATCGATCCAAGACTATTCGAATCGAATCGTAGATTACACATACTCAACTTGGCAGGCAACAAATTCTTGTCCCTGCCGAATGAGCCGCTGCTAAACAGCAAGTCTCTCCGCAAACTCAATTTGGCTGATGCGCAAATAAATGTGCTGCTACCGGAACACTACAGCGGACTGCCGCAACTGCAAGAGCTCGATTTGACGCAAAATCTCATCATTACCATCGATCAGTTCGCGGCCCTACCACCAAAGCAACTGCGCGTACTTAACttggatgaaaataatttaaattgcgATCAAACGCTGCAAACGGCAATGCAACAGTTGAAGGAGCGAAACGTTGAAGTCGACTACAGTTACTGTCAAGAAGCAGATCACGTTGATGAAGCTCCAACAAAATTTGAGCGCATCGAGCTCATGAACGAGCATGTAGATAAAGGTAGAGCAGAGATGGAAGTTGCGACGGATGACGTCGGTGACTCACAGGAGGACTTTGATGACAACATTCGTAGCGGAGTTCTTACAGGCTGGCATTTTCCAGTTACATCAATTGATGATACCGATGACTACGCCGATTTTGATGTGGCAGAGAATGAGGAGAGTGATGGAGTACCTTCCGACACGTACGACGATAAAATCACCAACGATACTTGTCGCCGTTGGTGTCACTACTACGGCAATACGACATTTCCGAAGCATACTTGGAACGATGGAATAGATTTTAGGGCAAAGCTCTATAGTGACTTTGATTTACTATTCGTTTTCATTTGTGGCAGTGCGGTCGGCATTGCACTGACCATCTTTATTGGCAGCTGTATCATCTGCATTTGGCGTTGTTCTTCTTTGAGATCCAGACAAATGCAAGTTGAAGATCCTTATGATGCCCCCTACGCTGTGGTATCACCATCCCGCCAACAAACAATTCCACCTCAACCACCGACTTCACATGCAGCTGTAGATGCAATTAGGAGACCTTCAGCAAGAGAAGCTGAGCCAACGCAAGAGCTAGTACCAGTTATATATCCGCAACCTCCACGCCGACGTCAGCGTCGCGCTCCATCCACACAACGTGCAGTAGTACGCCATGATCATCTTGCGCGCCCTGGTAGCGACAATTTCATTTCGCGGCTCTTCGGCAGACCAGCGCGTCACCAATATTATCGGACCATCAATGAGAACACAGCGACTTTAATACGTCGCTTGAGTCGCAGCAATCTATTCAATAATCGTCTGAGTCAACATTTTGGTGAACGTGATCGTGACCGAGATCGTGAACGTAACACCGCAAGCTTTGCACCGAATACACCACCCGATAGTCCGGATGGCGCCGTTGCGCCGAATTTGGATAACGAGTTGGATAGTTTGACCACAGCGTCGAGAATGCCTCATCGACGACGTCCGGAGACTCCACCTCCTTTGTATAGTGAAATAGTTGCTAAAGATAGTGAACGTAGGACTTGA